From the genome of Pseudomonas bubulae:
CGACCAGCAAACTGGCAAGGCACAGCAAAACAAGCGTTCGTAGCGGCATACACGGCTCCAGCGGCAGGTCAGTCGGTGTATCAGATTGTGTAAAAGATAGTAGCCCGTCTGTATACCGTAAAGCCTATGGCTTGTCTTGCCAGTGGGATGCGCTAACATGGCGCTCCCCATTTTTGTTGGCTGCCACCATGCACTGTCCCTTCTGCGGTGCCAACGACACTAAAGTCATCGACTCGCGTCTGGTTGCCGAGGGCGACCAGGTGCGCCGCCGGCGTGAATGCCTGGCCTGTGGTGAACGTTTCACCACCTTTGAAACAGCTGAGTTGGTATTACCCCGCCTTATCAAGCAGGACGGCAGCCGCCAGCCGTTCGATGAAGAAAAGCTGCGCGCCGGCATGCAGCGTGCGCTGGAAAAGCGCCCGGTGAGTGTCGAGCGTCTTGAAGCCGCGCTGGCCCGGATCAAGCACAAGCTGCGCGCCACTGGCGAACGCGAA
Proteins encoded in this window:
- the nrdR gene encoding transcriptional regulator NrdR is translated as MHCPFCGANDTKVIDSRLVAEGDQVRRRRECLACGERFTTFETAELVLPRLIKQDGSRQPFDEEKLRAGMQRALEKRPVSVERLEAALARIKHKLRATGEREVKSLVVGELVMGELQKLDEVAYIRFASVYRRFQDLNEFREEIDRLAREPSKE